The region GAGCCCCGCAGCTTCGCGGTAACCGCGACCGGTGCGCACCTGCAGGGAGACCACCCGCAGTCGGTGAAGGCGACGTTGCTCAGCGCGGGGCTGTTCCACCCGGTCTACGCCGATGCCATGCACAGCCTGCGCACCGGCGAACCGGCGTTCCCGAAGACCTTCGGCAAGCCGCTGTTCGACTACCTCAAGGACCACCCCGAGCAGGCAACGCTCTTCAACGGCGCGATGGCCGACGCCAGCAGGCTGGAGACCGCCGCGCTGCTCGAGGCCTTCGACTTCTCCGGTGCACGCGGCATCGTCGACGTCGGTGGCGGCACGGGCACGCTGCTCGGCGCGGTGCTGAGCGCGTACCCGCAGAGCACGGGCGTGGTCTACGACCTGCCGCACCTGGCCGCGGAGGCGGCCGCGAAGGCCGAGGCCGCGGGGGTCGCCGACCGCCTCACCTTCACCGGCGGCGACTTCTTCCAGGAGGTGCCGGCCGGCGGTGACCTCTACCTGCTGAAGTCGATCGTGCACGACTGGCCGGACGAGGACGCGGTGCGGATCCTTCGCGGCTGCCGGCGGGCGATGTCCCCGCAGAGCCGGCTGCTGCTCATCGAGCGGGTGCTCCCGCCGGGCGACGACGACCACCCGGGCAAGGCCATGGACATCACGCTGCTGGTCGTCCTGGGCGGCCGGGAACGCACCGAGGACGAGTATTCGGCACTGCTCGCGGAGGCCGGTTTCCGGCTCACCGGGGTCACCCCGACCGCCTCTCCGATGAGCGTCGTCGAAGCTGTTCCGGTTCAGGACTGATCCGCGGGAAAGGCGTCACCATCCGGTGGCGCCTTTTCTTTTTTCGTTGCCCGCTCTTGTTCCCGGCACAATTCGAACCCGCGGCGGATGCACGTGTTCCGCGCGGGTTCCTCGTATTCGAATCGACGGAATCGCGAAACCAGCCGGGGGCGAGCACCCCGGCTGGTTTCGCGCTCGAATCACACGGCCACTCCCACTCCCAGCGCGTCGAGCACCTGGGCGTAGGTCGGAGCGCTCGCGGCTGCCTGGTCCTTGGCGCTCGAGGTGCCGATGGCCTGGATCCGCTCGTGGATGTCCGAGGTGTCGACCGTGCGGGTCAGCATGCTGACGTAGCGGCGGGCCGCCTGGCCGAGCTCGGGGTCGTGCTCCTCGGCGTCGATCATCAGGAACGGGTTCGGCGGCATGTCGGGCAGCAGGTGCTGCCACGGCTCGTCCTCCACCGCCGCGCGCCACAGCGACGTGCGCGCGACGTCCTGGACCACGACGTCGTCGAACCACGGCCGCACGTAGTCCACCTGCTCCTGCGTCGTGCGCACGTTGA is a window of Saccharopolyspora erythraea NRRL 2338 DNA encoding:
- a CDS encoding methyltransferase, coding for MTTSVRDGSALLMELHDGFIRARALQLAAELQIADLLSDGPRSTDDLATATATDSRSLYRLLRLLAGCGIVSEVEPRSFAVTATGAHLQGDHPQSVKATLLSAGLFHPVYADAMHSLRTGEPAFPKTFGKPLFDYLKDHPEQATLFNGAMADASRLETAALLEAFDFSGARGIVDVGGGTGTLLGAVLSAYPQSTGVVYDLPHLAAEAAAKAEAAGVADRLTFTGGDFFQEVPAGGDLYLLKSIVHDWPDEDAVRILRGCRRAMSPQSRLLLIERVLPPGDDDHPGKAMDITLLVVLGGRERTEDEYSALLAEAGFRLTGVTPTASPMSVVEAVPVQD